CTGGAGCCCGTTGAGACGCGAGGCTCTCCCCCGCTCCTGGTCGGCCGCCGGGCACAGGGGCCACTCGCTCGCGGTGGCAGAGTTTGACAAGGCGGCCTCGAGGGCCTTCGCGCCGGGGGCAGGTGCATAAACGGCGGCCACCTCCGTTTTGAACACCGTCCCGTGGGCTGGCGGAGCGGCTTCCTCCGTGTCCGGGGTCGCCCTGCCGTGCTTCGCTCTGCCGTGCAGCTGGTGGTCGGGCTCCCGGGAGGAAGGCCGAGCGGAGTTTTGGAGAGGCTCCTCTCGGCAGCCGGGCGCATCAGGGTTTTCGCCTGGCTCTGCGCAGTTGAGCCCGGCAGGCTGGTCCAGCTCATTCACGTGTTCGTCGGAATGGAAAACCGAGGCCGCCGTCTTGTGCACCCGGCCGGCACCCCAGGGCCGggcctcctcccccgccccttcctcctgcttctccgCCACAAACCCGTTGTTTTGACTTTTAAAGGCATCCGCAGCCGGGATGCTTTTGAGATTCCCCTTTTTGCGGTCCAGGGGGAAGGTCTGGTAACACTTTTTCAGGTCCGGCGAGGTCTGCACGCCTGTGCTCTTGGTGACATTGGGGATGGCCCTCCGCGCGGGCACGGTCATGTATTTGCGGTAGGCTGCTCTGTAGGACACGGGCTTCGCCTCCCGCTTCTCGCCGGGCTGTCCCGCCGCGAGCCGTGAGTCCCTCTGCTCATTCTGTGCCTCGCAGATATCCTTAAAGCGCACCTGCAGGGCTTTATTCCGCTTTTTAATCTGCCGGTTGGGATCCAGGGCGTATCTCATCTCCAGGGCCAGGCAGGCGGCAGGTTCGACTTCGCTCTCTGACGTCGTGAGTACGCATTTGCCGGTGTCCTTACTGACCATGATTCCTGCGTTCAGAAACATCAACACAGGCGTCAGTGGGACGGAAACACACACGCgagcacaggcacacacagcTCCTAGCTCACCTCGCTACTGCCTGCTTCCTAATCACTTTTAAACAGGTGAGGTTGGCCTTTCTGTTAAGGAAAATCAGACAGGCGGAGAATCGCTGGCAGGCACAGCTTGAGATGCTTCTCCGATATTAAAGCCTGCCTGCTTTTCCATGTGGGATACACTCGTTTCTTTTGATAGTAATGCATGTTTCCCCATTAGACAAACCTGTTTTACTATATTCATCAAGAAACCCAACGATGCTGCCTCTTCTGCCTTCAAATTATCATTTTGCATACACGCCTCCACTTCATAGGCAGATGGCTTTCCAAATGCATCTTATTCGGTTTGGGCTTTTACTAGTTTTTTGAGGATGACGTGATTAATCTATTACTGGAATCCAGGAGAATTGGTGTTTTCTTATTGGGGAGGCTAGGTCCTGATCAGAGAGATCCATGTGGAGCGCCCTACGATGAAGGAGGGAAATAAACCTCTTTGTCTGTCTTTGCCAACACGGGCGCCATGGGACAACGGGCACACTGCTATGGGAACACCAGAAACGGTTAATCTTTGCGGTGTGGCTTGCTTCTAATGGGTTAACACTAACCCTAGAAAGAACATGGGTTCCCCTGCATCGATAAAGACCGTGTTAGCAGCTCTGTTCTTTGATTCTATGGAGAgtggtatttgaaaaaaaaaacattaaaaaaaaaaaaaagaaattattcattcTAGAATCAAGTTTTGTGTTTTGATCCCAACCTCTGAAAACGAAAACAATGGTGGTTGTTTCAGTATTTGAATCccgaaagaaaataaaatcacaaggcTTTATGTTAATCATGCAGATTCATCTTGGGCTGAATTATTAAATGCATCTAAAAAGGTGCAGGTGGCCGATGATCCCTCTGGGGAATACCCGTGGGGTAAGTGCCTTCACTGTATCAGGCAGATTCACAGCTGCTCACTGCACGTGGAAGAATCTTCTGGAGGGCCGaacttaaaggaagaaaatagttaTGTTGTTTGTGAGTTAGCGCTCGGGAAGAAAACAGTCAGATGGGAGGGACCGGGGTGTACAGGGCCCTGGCCTTAGAGCAGCACGTCCAGAGAGGCAAGGTCACAGACGTGAGCCAGATGAACAAGAAGGGGGCCCAGGCCCTTTGGGctgtccgggggggggggggagcccatGAACCCGATACTGAAACCTCCAGGAGCACTTTTCTGGAAATGTTACAGGAGGTGGGTGAGGGTATGGGCCGCCCGGGGCTCCGCTGATGTGTGTAGACTATACCTAACACCTTTAGTGCCGTGTGGTCCATTTCAAGGAGAAAgtggggttcagagaggttatgtCACTtgttaaggtcacacagcaagtaggACGGACATACAGGCAGGAGCAGGATCCTGATCTCCCTGATGTCTGAGTTCATGCTGTTTCCCATAACCTCAGGTGTCCAACAGAGAGGCACCTCCCCACATCCTTGATTCTTATTGGGGTCGGAATGCATGACACTGGGCATGACCGTCCGGCGAAGGCAAAAAGTGGGGAGAAGCCCAGAGCCCCCATTTGAGCGTGTTCTAGAACTGCCGCTCCTTGCAGCCTGGGGACTCTGCAAACTGGCCCTGGCACTTTGCAGGTCTCCGCTAGAGTTACTGAACAGAAGGCTTAGAGAGAACTTAATTATGTCATCACTTATGCCATGAGGATGAACCGGCAGTCACGTTGGAGGGCAGCAGAAGTGAGCTCTGCCGAAGTTGCTTTAGGTCGgaccagggtttctcagccttgggACGCCTGGCATTTGGGGCCGGATGACTGTTTGGTGGGGGTGCTCTTCTGCGCACGTAGAAATGTTCAGTAGCATCCCAGCTGCTGCCCATTAGACAGGAGCACCTTCCCCGTGCGCCAGTgacctggggagagggggacacggcCGCCCCCAGGTAAGAACCACCACATTAGACCATTCCCCTTCGATGGCTGGAGTGTGTCTCCGCAAGGGAAGGGCCTTCCTTCCAGCAAGGTGAATGGCCGAGAACAGATGGCAATGTCCCGGCTCccggggtgggggatgggtgttCTGGAAGGTGCCTGTTTCGAAGGGCTAATCTGGAAATGACCCGGCTCTATGCCTAGCCAGGAGGGAGCCACACCCTCATGCCACTGCCACATCTGTGTTTCCTCTGACAACAGAATTACCCCCAAACAGTCGCTCTCCTAGGTAGtctggagaagacagagaataagCCTTCTTTGGCTGTTAGGCTTTACTGGGCGCTGAGGATGTCTGGAGGCCTTTGTAATTTGACACTTGAAACACTGGGCAGTTTTGGAGAGAGCATTACAGGAAGGGAACAGACTAGAGCCGCATCATATCCTGGCTCTGTGTTGGGAAGACGAGATTCTGGATGGCGGGTGGGATAGAGAAGGCCTGCTAAGGAGAGATAATATATATCTTTTACAGACACTTATCCCAACAGGTTAGAATGATGCACACAAAAGGACTTGGTGTGGGGAAGGTATGGGGGACATGGGGGtctaatgagaaaattaaatcttAACCCTCAGTCTTATCTCGTAGTCATTCTTGAGCTGCCTTTGTTGTCCAGCTGTGTCAGACTGTATTGTCCCATCATTCTGCAGAAGACCTTCCTCCCAGGGAAAATTTGAAAGGGAGAGCATTTTTACAAAAAGCAATTTACTAGTAATTTTTCAGCCTTTTCCCTGCCACTACTGAAAAATGTGTGTCTGAATAAGTTTGTCCTACCACGCCATTCATCATCGCGATTCGCCAGGAACTGCACCGAAATAATTTTCTTACGTCCGTCCACTGGTTTGGAAAGATATTCTGCATCTTGGGCCCAACCATCAAACTaataaaacaaatcagaaaaattaattgccagtggcaaaataataataataaacaactcCAAGCTCCTCTCTGTTTTACAGGGAGTTGCTGAGtgtataaaaatcattttcttattaGTAAAAATGATGGTGATACTTCAGATTCTTTTGCTCAGTGTAGTTTGTGGATGAATTCGTTTTTAACTAGAAATGGAATTGTCTTAATCTCACCGATAAGAAAAGACATCAAGGAGTTCTTGTTGTTGACTTATTTGGACCTCAGATGGAGATCTGCACACCTTTTGATGGGTGGGTGGCATTTACTCTAAAGCTTTAGGATGGAATTTTCCTGGACACTGAGAATTACTTTCATATTAAACGGTTACACCTTTCTGGGGGTTCACTTGCTGTTTattggtggggggggcggtgctcaGGCTGGTAGTGATGGTTAAGGAAACGGTTTTGTCGTGAAAGGACATCAGGTGTTCCAGAGAAGACATTCCATAAATCGAGGGTTCTGGCACATCGTATTCATTCATCATCCCTTCGTTCATTCAGCGCATGAGTGTGCACCCGTCACGGCGCGAGGTCAGCGTGCAGTCCACGTGTCCTCCTGCTTCTAAGCAAATGCTAACATTCTCTGCACTTCACTTGGATTTTCTCCTTGACCCTCAGGACGGCCTCCCAGGGGAGGCACTCTTACTATCCTCAAGCTGCAGATAGAGAAATTGAggctccagatttttttttctttcttaatttgccGAGGGTCCCACAGCTCAAGGGCCACCCCCCCTGCATCTCTCTAAGTCCCGGGCATTGACCTGCTGTCCTGCCCAGGCAAACCTGGAGCCTCTAAAGTGAGTGCCCTGCAATGAACTTCAGAAAGCATCCAACGGCTGGACCTCCTCTCAGCGACTTCCTTGGCCTGTTTGTCGCAAGGCATGTGGGTGTGGGTTATGCGGGTTATGCGGAGAACCTGCAGGTAGTTCCCAGGAATAAACCTGGCCCCGAGCACAGACTCGGGCCCGTGAGGGCCACCCGGAGTGTTGCGGTCCTCCTGAGGCCACAGTGGCATTTTCAGCGATGGCTCGCCTTGGCTATGTCACCTCTGAGCAGCATGGGCTCTGGGTCTTGGAGTTAATCTCTTGGTCCCAAAGCAGCAGGAgttcataaagtttatttttcataagaaaactGTGTTTGGGAAGTCATCGGACTGTGTCGTCTTGAGGTGAAGGTGGCGAGGCACGCTTGAGCCCGTCTGGCTCGGGGAGAGCTGGGGGTGTGGAGGAGTGTTTGGAATGTAAATGTCTTAATTACCCTCAAATTAAAGTGCATAATCAAATGTGAGTTGTAAATATATAAACCCTGTATTTTTAGATTAGTGATGGAGAGTCATCTCTGCGTGCTGCTTTAAATTAATAGCTTATATAAAAATGTTCCTTCCAGCCCAAGGAGTGATAAGTGGAAACAACTAAATGCCTAACAATAGGTAAACGGTTAAGTAAATTATGGTGTATGTTCACTCAGTGCGgccattaaaatgataattataaagATTATTTAGTATCATAGAAAAACACTTACGAAATAAtgtgaagggaaagaaagcagtCTCCCAAATTGTACTGGAAGGAAATGAACAAACATGGTCACCGTCGTGGTGTGTGAAGATCGGGCATTTGGGGAGATTtatcttcttccttctgttttccagtttttgttgAGGGAGCCTTAATATTATCGTGTTGTTTGCCAATTAAAAACCGCAGGGCGAAGTCAGTCCGCACCTCAGGCAGAATGACAGGATCAGGCCGCTGGAAATTACACATACTTGCATCACAAtaagaaaaacccagaaatgattAGATTTGGGTGCGTGCAGCCTCCCAAAGGTCACCTTTTATTGTTGGGAGGAAGCTTTGAATAAAGGACGAAAATGAATTTCAAAGCACTGATGTAAGCGTTAGCGTGTGGAGTACGTGTGCagatgtgcacacgtgtgtgcacagaGCTGTGCACCTAAGTGTGCGTGCACAGGTTAGGAGAAGCAGCGTTTGGAAGAAGATACGTCGGTTTCCGAGCAAACTCACTGCTGGGGTGAGACCTGCCATCTGTTTTAATTAGACATGAAATGGATTTGACCTATAGTCTGCATTATTTTCTGAAGTAACCTGGGATCTCAGCAGCTGACAGGAGACTCTCCACTGGATTAGCTCCATTCGGAACGTGTCTGCACTACCGGGAGGTTTCCAGTTTGGCGCTGTGTGGTGATCTATGTGGCACGATGCAGCTGACTGACCGTGGGGGCTGTTGAGCACCTTGGCCTTGCCAAGACAGCCCCTAGTGTCCCATCAGTCAGTGGAGATAGCAAAAGAGCTAGGCAAGCAATCTGAAGAATCTGGAAGGGGACTGTATGATATTATTGGTTTTTCTAGTGGCTTTCCCGCTGTTGAGACACCTTGGAGTCACAGATGCTGGCTGGAATTCAAGATTAATTGGGTCAGCATTTTATTCCATATGCTGAGGGAAAGCCTGAACATTAGGCCAGTCAGAATGgcagaggcggggtgggggtggggtgggggtggagtgggggaatGAACCTACCTTCTTTAACACTCCGCTTCCCGGAGGGTAGGGAAAGAGGTACAGGATCTCCCCCATTAAATGAACTCGTTTGTGTTGTGAAATGGTTAAGTTTAAGGCCTTCCTTAACAGAAGTCCTCCCTTCCTCAGGGCAAAGCTAACTGCTATAGATTTTGGACTGTGTCTTAGTTAGATTCATTATcccatttaatttcctttaatacACTGAAATGATATTTTTCCAGACATTTGTTCACTTCTTCAAAGGTCACTGATTCAGAGGACTAAAACGGGGTAACCAATGAAAACCGACACCCCTCTGAGATTGAAAGTTTAGGGAGGAGGGCGCTAAGGGAGCGGGCAGAAACACCGCCCGATCGTGGCCCGTTCCCTTGATTTGTGGAATATTGCAGTAAGGCCTCCATCATTAAGAACCGATGACCGTCCAGtcagaaggagggaaagggggcaCTCATGGAGCTTCCACGCAGGCTTGTGGCAGAAGGAAAGCTACCCGAGGCGGGGCCCCAGCTCACACATATCTGTGATTTCAGATAAACGCATTTCAACCAACAGAAACCCTACAGTCAATTACTTCAGCCACATAATGTAAATCAGTGTTGCCACACAGACTCACACTGGCCTGTTTCTAATGAGCGGGGAACCATCTAATGAGAGGAAGTGAACCATCCGTGTTATACATGGGTGCTTGGGGTCTGATGTTGAGGCTTTAGAGAAATCAGAACGTGGCCCTCTTCAACAAATCCGacgtttttcttcatttgtttcactATTTACTTAGTTCTTTGATCTTCAGCTTATACTGATGTTAACCTTTGCTCATCCTCTGTCCAAATGGAATCTAAATTAGTAGAAATGAATTAGCAAAATTTTATGATATTGGCAAAAATCAACTGGGAGAAATGCCTCCTCCAAGTGAGATGTTACATCAGTGTAGAGaacaaattttttatttgtgGCAGTTAGCTTTGCTAATTGATAATGTCCAAAGAGGGTCCAGAAACACCGATTCCAACAACCCACCAAAATCACATGTAAGATTAGTAAAAGGAACTAATTTGCctgctcctctcttctccccagtcGGCATGACAACTAAACACGATGTTAAATGTAAGTGCTCTAGCTTTGAATATAGCTCATTGGTTCGTACAGATCAATGTAGCTAACGTCCCACCTACTCtcctgcctggatggctccaggTAATTAAGCAACAATCGTTGTTAGTTTGGAGCTCCAAAGAGGTTGGAGTTAGGTGGCCTCCCATGCTTAGACTTCATGGGAATCTCAGTGGAAAACATGTACATAGTGAATGAACTTCGGGGTAGTTTTGCCTTACTCATTGtgatgaatctgtattttttttttttttttaactaaatggcATGTCTTCACTCATGACCAATCCTTAAGCTAAAATTAGGACAttgatttttccaaaaaataaggATGTCAGAAGAGTTTATGATTTCCCTGCTGTTTCTCAAAGTTGAATCTCAAGATACTGTTTGGGAACCCCCCAGGGCAGGGCTTCTGCTTGGAGGTAACCGGTCACTGCAATTGCAATGATTTAGAGTCGAAGATGCAATCTATCTTCCTGGCAAGACCATGTGAGTGCCCATCTATTACCCTCAAAATGGATCTCCCTTGTATTTTTCACTGTAGTGCATCTCCTGTGTTTCCTTGGCCTAGCCAAACCATAGACTTTGCGAGGTCTTGAGTTTACTGCAGAGGTAgctaagaaagaaagggagaagtgaGCCTTTCTTGTGATCGGTTTCTATTTATAAGTGGACAGCAGAACACAGAGAAATTACTGCCCCAGGAGCCCACTGTACAGAATCCTAACAAGAGGCcacagaccatgacctgagatccTGGGGTGGTCCGTACTCAACCCAGAAACATAGCTACTATGCTCCCCTTGGCCACGCATGGAACAAAGGTACCTAGTATTACATACAGGACTGAACGTGGCTTGCAATGGCGTCTAAAGACGCGTCTCCCAACTTAGGATGGTGATGAGTCCCTCGCTGTCCACTGTGAGCTCACCCTAGCAGGTGCTGGCAGTACTTGGCCTGATTCATTCTCTAATTTAATTCTTCGAAGCCAGTCTTCTCTAGGTcccagtgatttttgtttttccttcctgttccttTACCTGTGggcttcttcctttctgttcccaCTGCTCCCACCCTGACCTTGGTGTTCTCACATCCCCTGCCCTCGGCTCTCTATCCTCCATCCTGGAGGTTCTGCTCATCCAGGCTTCGAGTTCCTGCACTGTCTCTAGAACATACCGTGGGCAGTCCCTGCTTTGCGTCTTCAGTTCCTGTGGCTCCTGTTCCAGGACCGTGCTTCTCACCTGCTTTCCCCAGGTGGTCTCGTTTTGACGGTCCAGTTCTACCCCTTCTCTGGCTTCTCCAGTCCTCACGCTGCCTTCACTGACACGAGGGGTAGCACTGGCGTGTCTGGGGTGACCCGGCACCACACCAGGTGCTGGGCAcacaggaaaatgaggcacagttCTGGGGAAAGACGTGCGTCTATCGATAGCACCTGCCCACTGTGCCTCCCCAGGAGATGTGCAAGAACCGGCCTAACGGCTGAGTCACTTCCCTTTGATGCGTGTCAATTCTCTCCTTACACAAATATAAGTGACTGTAGACGAGGTCCCTCTAAGCACCTCTTCTCTGCTGAACTCAGTCAGCTTTGATACGTAATTGGTCTACGAATATAATGATATACATCACAGTATCCTCACAGCTGGGGCCTTCCCTGTGGATTTCTAGAAGGCTAAAGATGGGTATATCATATTGGTGGCTTCTAAGGATACTTTCTGCGTTACCTGAATCTTCAGATCAGGtggaatgtggctgttttctgaaACCTGGGTAGGAATTAAATGAGTGGAAGGGAGAAGGATACGGTTTCCTGAGGTTCATAAGTAAAACCATGCTGAGATTTTTATCTTCTGAATCTTGGCATAACTATCTTGAGTTTGAGTGTTACAAAGTATTaccttaaattttcttcttcGCCTGTAGAGGTGAAAGAGAGGACCCATACACTCGCAGAAATGAGTATATGGTTCAGAAATGGCGAATGCATCAACCACGTGAGACTTTAAGGACGCCAAACCCCGCATAGTCAAAAATCTGCGCGTCACTTTTCACgcccccccaaacttaactgctaatagcttactgttgactgaaagccttactgataacacatATAAAATGTGTTAATCAGTGTTATGTTATGTATTATATtctgtattctcacaataaacTAGCGAAAAGAAAATGTGACCAACAAAATTATGAGGAAGAAAAAGGTACACTTATGTACATTTACAGTACGgtatcagaaaacaaaaccccaaaactcaCCTATAAATGGACCCGCACAGCTCAGAcccatgttgctcaagggtcagcCGGATGGTATATTTAACCATGAGGTACGGTGGGGCCCCTCACGACACGTGTTGTAGTAAGTATGACTTGCTGGGGCCTGCTGTTGATTAGCTCTTACGTTATCCAGCTTTGTTCTCGAAAGTGGGACGCAGCAGTGGTAGGATTCAGTAagaatttaattcaaaaattgCAATAGCTTGGgataacaaaaacatttaaaagtgtgGAATCTCGCTAATCTCAGCCTTCTAACTGGACTGTGGTTTTTGCTACAGAGTGGGGGGAGCCATTGgcctgcaggggggtgggggtggggatccaTGGAAGGTCCGGAGCACACCTTTGAGTCCGGTGACTTCGGAAGGGTGTGTTGGGCACACGGCTTTTGAATGAAACAAACCCCTTTCATTTCTCCTTACTTTGAATTGAGTACATGCTATGTGAAATTGTACTCGATACATAAAATCGGTACTTAGGAATGTAATCCTGCACGACTTTTTGTTCATGATGAATATagacaggaaggaaaaggggaatgAGGAAATAGAGAGTGGGGGGGAACGTGAGGGTGACAGCCACACAGATGGACCGACAGACAGACACAGGAGAGGAAGGCTGATTCTCAGGGAAGTTAGTCCCAGTAAACCACGCCACATCCTGCTTGCTGTTACTTGGAGCCCCTGCCGTCAgctatttgattctttttcaggGGCCCTTGGAGCGGCCCCTTCTCATCCTCTCCAGAATGGAGCCTGACCGCTTATGCAGGCTAGGACAGGCATCCGCGGTAGGACATCATACGGCTTCATGTTCTATGAAGCCCCCAACACAGTAAGTGAAGTGTTAAACCTAGTGAATAATCCTACTTTAAGTTTATATGTCTGGGTTCTGCTTCTGCCTTTAAATCTCTCCGAGACCCTCCTGGATCGGATGGCCTTTTCCTTCGCGAGGCTTGGGAGAGAGGGGCCGGACGGTGGGGACGGATTCTCTAGGTTCGTGGAGACAAGTTAGCTCCCTAGTGAGTAAGCAGTGCTGATGATCAGGAAGCGAGTCTCTGCATACATCACAACCCTCAAAGTActttttcaaaggaaaacctGAATCTTTCCAAAACCTTAAGTGACCCCTCTTTGCTTTGGCCTTCTTGAAGCTGTGGACGGGAGCAGAGGTGTTAAAGAAGTGGAACCTTTTACAAGTTTTggggtttgttggtttgtttgtttcttttttttttttttaagcattttcagATACGTAGAAGAGACTGGATGGAGGCTGTGCTTCCACAGGAAACAGAGAGACATGATCCCCCTTAAGGGTTCTACCCCTGTGCCCATCTTTCTAGAATAAAATCTATCAGTCCCCACCCCAGTCCAGATCAGTCAGAATTTCTGGGGATGGAGACAGGGCGGCCGAGATGGATGTCATCATCCATCATGCAGAGCCTCCAGGCCGcatgttttgtcttgttttcttccccaccccctcattctcttctcttctctgccgTATCGCTAAAGCACGGAGCAACACGGGGTACATAAAGGtacctgtaaatatttattgaatgaaaggaATAGTGAGTGATGTCCCAGGGGGGGCGGGCACAGCCAGCCCCTTCCATTTTGTCCAGAATGAACCTGGGGCACAGCCAAATGCGGGGTTGGTCACCAGCACTGCCCAGGCCACGGCTAGCAAGGTGGGGCCTGCGGTGGGGGTGGACTCACATTCTGCAGAGGGACAGTGAGTGGCCAGTCATTTGTCAGGGTTTAAAATAAGGGGTCGTTTGGTTGTCACCGCTGCCTTGTGGACTGATTAGTGAACGGCAGATTCCAAAGAAATTGGCACCTGGCAGGCTAATAGCAGGAATATGGCATCTTCACACCTCTGTTCTTTTGACATTTCTGGTTGGGGATGTAAAACATCTCGAATTCTGTCCCTTCCTAGGAATCCCACGGCTGGGGAAAGCTCTCCCTAACCGTGGATCTGGGCTTTGAGATCTGGGCTTCTACATTGGAGGGGGAGTACTCAAGATCATCTATTTAAGATTCTCACACTCTCGGCTTTTCTGGACATAGCGATTCCTGCGTGTGTTTTCTCCTACGATCGTTAAGAACTGGGGTGTAGAGACTGACTGCCTGATT
This genomic stretch from Prionailurus bengalensis isolate Pbe53 chromosome D2, Fcat_Pben_1.1_paternal_pri, whole genome shotgun sequence harbors:
- the INSYN2A gene encoding inhibitory synaptic factor 2A; its protein translation is MVSKDTGKCVLTTSESEVEPAACLALEMRYALDPNRQIKKRNKALQVRFKDICEAQNEQRDSRLAAGQPGEKREAKPVSYRAAYRKYMTVPARRAIPNVTKSTGVQTSPDLKKCYQTFPLDRKKGNLKSIPAADAFKSQNNGFVAEKQEEGAGEEARPWGAGRVHKTAASVFHSDEHVNELDQPAGLNCAEPGENPDAPGCREEPLQNSARPSSREPDHQLHGRAKHGRATPDTEEAAPPAHGTVFKTEVAAVYAPAPGAKALEAALSNSATASEWPLCPAADQERGRASRLNGLQGPVAARSPPMQCLSPECSGRPTQTRAPPGEDGQPCAAAATAGGESRQIVPHTEVVDLKAQLQVMEDLISSSQETIKVLLGVIQELEKGEAHREGLSYRTGQDTANCETCRNSACVIYSVELDFKQQEDKLQPVLRKLHPFEETQVVPSPYSQEPYSATPKQKSKPESKKHGRWKLWFL